The DNA window GTTACCGGTGGAAAGAAAGCGACTTCATCACCGGCACGCAGCGGATGTTCCGCCGCCACCAGGGATTGGTTTACCGCCGTCAGCAACTTGCCTGACTCCAGTGCCAGCGCCCAGCGATCGCCACGTTCGCACAGCGCCTTACGCAGCGCCTCTACCGTTGGATAATCCGCCGGCATCGACAGATCGCCGGTGCCGACCAGCTCGCGTACCTGGGCAAAAAACAGAATGTTAATCATAGTTCCACCTTAAAATCACCGGATTTACCGCCGCTTTTCGCCAGCAGCCGCACCGGGCCGATCACCATGTCTTTTTGTACCGCCTTGCACATGTCGTAAATGGTCAATGCGGCCACCGAAGCGGCGGTCAAGGCTTCCATTTCGACGCCGGTCTTGCCGGTCAGCCGGCAGCAGGTTTCAATCCGCACCCGGCTGTGTTCCGGCTGCGCTTCCAATTGCACTTCGACCTTGCTCAGCATCAGCGGGTGACACAGCGGGATCAGCTCCCAGGTGCGTTTCGCCGCCTGAATACCGGCAATGCGCGCCGTGGCAAACACATCACCCTTGTGATGGCTACCCTCGATAATCATCGCCAGCGTGGTCGGTAGCATTTCAACAAAGGCCTCGGCGCGCGCCTCGCGCACCGTCTCTGCCTTGGCGGAAACGTCGACCATATGGGCTTCGCCCGCGGCGTTAATGTGAGTCAGCTGCGTCATAGTTTTTATTTCTTCAAATGTGGCAGGAAGTTGCACGGGCGGTGACGCGCGTCCAACTGCTCTTCAATAATGCGTTCCCAGGCGGTGCGGCAGGCACGAGTCGAGCCAGGCATGGCAAAAATCACCGTCTGATTGGCCATTCCGGCCAGTGCACGCGACTGAATAGTGGCGGTGCCAATCTCTTCATAGGACACCATGCGGAACAGTTCGCCGAACCCTTCCACTTCACGATCGAACAGCGGCAG is part of the Serratia quinivorans genome and encodes:
- the moaD gene encoding Sulfur carrier protein moaD, whose translation is MINILFFAQVRELVGTGDLSMPADYPTVEALRKALCERGDRWALALESGKLLTAVNQSLVAAEHPLRAGDEVAFFPPVTGG
- the moaC gene encoding Molybdenum cofactor biosynthesis protein C; this encodes MTQLTHINAAGEAHMVDVSAKAETVREARAEAFVEMLPTTLAMIIEGSHHKGDVFATARIAGIQAAKRTWELIPLCHPLMLSKVEVQLEAQPEHSRVRIETCCRLTGKTGVEMEALTAASVAALTIYDMCKAVQKDMVIGPVRLLAKSGGKSGDFKVEL